A genomic stretch from Telopea speciosissima isolate NSW1024214 ecotype Mountain lineage chromosome 7, Tspe_v1, whole genome shotgun sequence includes:
- the LOC122669789 gene encoding uncharacterized protein LOC122669789, whose protein sequence is MEDVITEIPPPSRFFEEDLNNFTAPSPTLPTPFIVFSNPKPNLNSPLRPSLLIIAISTPSINLLHHCLSSKPPIGTLMLPEISLSGNSIEPSLKDKSCHIYALDDQNSIIVVIVQFRVVAERSHAVAKLLIDGEAQICPERVLILDSVQSRNFRSNLPPDEELAFKLETTAALMEEQEGLGAQIRSLGFFLSGSVMDGLGAALLGRCQMRRIKGTLCVTWPESGALALSLVKSLLKDVLPSLEHLRVSDVDDDGSRLDSELYT, encoded by the coding sequence ATGGAAGATGTGATAACAGAAATTCCCCCACCATCAAGGTTCTTCGAAGAAGACCTAAACAATTTCACTGCTCCATCACCCACTCTTCCAACTCCTTTCATCGTCTTctccaacccaaaacccaatcTTAACAGTCCCCTTCGTCCTTCCCTCCTTATCATCGCCATCTCGACTCCATCTATCAATCTCCTCCACCACTGTCTCTCTTCCAAACCCCCAATCGGGACTCTGATGCTTCCAGAAATCTCATTATCTGGCAACTCCATCGAACCCTCACTAAAGGATAAATCTTGCCACATTTATGCCCTCGATGATCAGAACTCAATTATTGTGGTCATCGTACAGTTCCGCGTTGTCGCAGAGAGGTCCCATGCGGTGGCGAAGTTGCTGATCGATGGAGAAGCGCAAATTTGTCCCGAGAGGGTTCTGATATTGGATTCCGTGCAGAGTCGGAACTTCCGCAGTAATCTCCCTCCGGATGAGGAACTTGCTTTTAAGCTCGAGACAACAGCGGCATTGATGGAAGAACAGGAAGGCCTGGGTGCGCAAATTAGaagtttagggtttttcctgTCGGGGAGTGTGATGGATGGCTTGGGTGCAGCTCTTTTGGGTCGATGCCAGATGAGGAGGATCAAAGGGACCCTGTGTGTTACATGGCCGGAATCCGGTGCTCTGGCGTTGTCTCTGGTGAAGTCACTGCTCAAGGATGTACTGCCAAGCTTAGAACATCTTAGGGTCAgcgatgttgatgatgatggtagtcgTCTTGATTCTGAGTTGTATACTTGA